A single window of Flavobacterium sp. 140616W15 DNA harbors:
- a CDS encoding glucosaminidase domain-containing protein — translation MFKKTLLLLLTITLIGCNASKPAIVTTQKKATNQKHKVAINTKKKPTYTKPSPNSKTEVIESTSKTVVTNNLIGDYISQYKEIAMGNMKNYGIPASIILAQGILESGAGRGDLALSSNNHFGIKCHKDWVGESVRHDDDSLQECFRKYKDPSESFRDHALFLTGKKRYAALFTYEKGDYKAWAKGLRAAGYATDPRYPEKLISYIERYELHQYDNQAMGKDYVVVEKTTTVVVPRTPNAANNINNLASYEVQKGDTLYSISKKFNVLVDDLKQKNNLVDNTLSIGQRLIVK, via the coding sequence ATGTTTAAAAAAACACTCTTACTCTTACTAACGATAACGCTAATAGGTTGTAATGCAAGCAAACCTGCTATTGTAACAACCCAAAAGAAAGCTACTAATCAGAAACACAAGGTAGCAATAAACACAAAGAAAAAGCCTACTTATACCAAGCCATCACCAAATAGTAAAACAGAGGTTATTGAGTCAACCTCAAAAACAGTTGTTACTAATAACCTAATTGGGGATTATATTTCTCAGTATAAGGAGATTGCAATGGGGAATATGAAAAACTACGGAATTCCTGCAAGTATTATTTTGGCACAAGGAATTTTAGAATCAGGTGCAGGAAGAGGAGATTTGGCACTTTCATCAAATAATCATTTCGGAATAAAATGTCATAAGGATTGGGTAGGCGAGAGTGTTCGTCATGATGATGATTCATTGCAGGAATGTTTTAGAAAATACAAAGACCCATCAGAATCGTTTCGTGATCATGCTTTGTTTTTGACTGGAAAGAAACGATATGCTGCATTGTTTACTTATGAAAAAGGAGATTATAAAGCTTGGGCAAAAGGATTAAGAGCTGCAGGATATGCAACTGATCCTAGATATCCTGAAAAATTAATCAGCTATATTGAGCGTTATGAATTGCATCAATATGATAATCAGGCTATGGGTAAAGACTACGTTGTAGTTGAAAAAACAACTACAGTTGTTGTTCCAAGAACTCCTAATGCAGCAAATAATATAAATAACCTTGCTTCGTACGAAGTTCAGAAAGGAGATACATTGTATTCTATTTCAAAAAAATTCAACGTACTTGTTGATGATTTAAAGCAAAAAAACAATCTTGTCGATAATACCCTTTCTATCGGACAACGGTTAATTGTAAAGTAA
- a CDS encoding 1-aminocyclopropane-1-carboxylate deaminase/D-cysteine desulfhydrase translates to MNQKIYTIFPNNISLTIKREDLIHPFISGNKYRKLKYNLLQAKAENQETLLTFGGAFSNHIAAVAYAGKESGFKTIGIIRGDELIDKIEGNPTLKFVQENGMQLEFVTREDYRLKNEIDFLDKLKQQFGAFYLVPEGGTNALAVRGCEEILTPEDAEFNYVCCAVGTGGTISGISNSALPNQKVLGFPALKGDFLQDEIRIFAKKHNWELITDYHFGGYGKVNFELIAFINQFFDENHIPLDPIYTGKMVFGVIDLIKKNYFPANSKILLIHTGGLQGIKGMNIKLMNKNVPIIKSNV, encoded by the coding sequence TTGAATCAAAAAATCTATACTATTTTTCCAAACAATATTTCACTTACAATCAAAAGAGAAGACTTGATTCATCCTTTTATTTCAGGGAATAAGTATCGGAAATTAAAATATAATTTACTTCAGGCGAAAGCCGAAAATCAAGAAACGCTACTCACTTTTGGTGGTGCTTTTTCTAATCATATTGCAGCTGTGGCTTATGCAGGAAAAGAAAGCGGATTTAAGACCATTGGGATTATTCGCGGAGACGAACTTATTGATAAAATAGAAGGAAATCCCACTTTAAAATTTGTTCAGGAAAATGGAATGCAATTAGAATTTGTTACTAGAGAGGATTACCGACTTAAAAACGAAATAGATTTTCTTGATAAGCTGAAACAACAATTTGGAGCGTTTTATCTAGTGCCCGAAGGAGGAACAAATGCACTAGCAGTTAGAGGTTGTGAGGAGATTTTAACCCCTGAAGATGCCGAGTTTAATTATGTATGTTGTGCAGTAGGAACTGGCGGAACTATTTCAGGAATTAGCAATAGTGCGTTACCAAATCAAAAAGTTTTAGGGTTTCCAGCGTTAAAAGGGGATTTTTTACAAGATGAAATTCGTATTTTTGCAAAGAAACATAATTGGGAACTGATTACTGACTACCATTTTGGTGGTTATGGCAAAGTCAATTTTGAGCTAATTGCCTTTATTAATCAGTTTTTTGATGAAAATCATATCCCTTTGGATCCAATTTATACAGGAAAGATGGTTTTTGGCGTTATAGATTTAATTAAGAAAAACTATTTTCCTGCAAATTCTAAAATTTTATTGATTCATACAGGAGGATTACAAGGAATAAAAGGAATGAATATAAAGCTGATGAATAAAAACGTACCAATAATAAAAAGCAATGTTTAA